Within the Burkholderia ubonensis genome, the region GGGCGGGTTCCACGCGAGCGCGTTCCATTGGCGGTCGAGCACGTACGCGGGCGTCGCGATCGCGGCGACGGTCGCGGCGAGCGTCGGCGGCAGGTCGCCGGCGGCGACGTCCGGCTCGGCCGGGTCGCGCTGCGCGGCCAGTTCGAACAGGTACGCGCGCTCGGCGCGCGACAACTGCAGCGCGACCGCGATCCGCGCGAGCGCGTCGGCCGACGCGGACACCGGGCGGCCCTGTTCGATCCACGTGTACCAGGTCGGGCTGACGCCGCACAGCTGCGCGACCTCCTCGCGCCGCAGCCCCGGCGTGCGGCGGCGCGGGCCGGGCGGCAGGCCGACCGCCTGCGGCGACAGGCGCTCGCGGTGCGCGCGGATGAAGTCGCCGAGCGCGCGGGCGGGCGTCGCGTCGAGCGGCGGGGTGGGGGCGGCGGTCGGAAGGTTCATGCGAAATCGTCAGG harbors:
- a CDS encoding helix-turn-helix transcriptional regulator; this translates as MNLPTAAPTPPLDATPARALGDFIRAHRERLSPQAVGLPPGPRRRTPGLRREEVAQLCGVSPTWYTWIEQGRPVSASADALARIAVALQLSRAERAYLFELAAQRDPAEPDVAAGDLPPTLAATVAAIATPAYVLDRQWNALAWNPPAAALFTGWLDGGHDRNLLRFTFMSPAARALIVDWETRARRLAAEFRADSIRHLNDAPTRALIDALTAGSDAFAQYWASQDVFEREGGQREFDHPADGRLVYQQITLKPAHREDLKLVVLVRE